The proteins below come from a single Thunnus thynnus chromosome 10, fThuThy2.1, whole genome shotgun sequence genomic window:
- the cd79a gene encoding B-cell antigen receptor complex-associated protein alpha chain, translated as MAKVTIFLLCSFFVVFAQCEVILEADQTWLRVKLSDGATLKCCYKVRKGSNPLKFTWIKHVKGFNNTQNKEVVDISDNVTTNESEDNNSVFCGELLFKSVKLNDTGLYRCRLNDSEILTHGTYLQVYEPLKKTINLSESTKNKILTAEGILLLICVLVPCATLLCKSKKLQQLEKKKMSREEENIYQGLNLDDCCTTYDQIERSQQHGPYQDVGNVMEDDEEIQLEKP; from the exons ATGGCAAAAGTTACAATTTTTCTCCTCTGCAGCTTTTTTG TGGTTTTTGCTCAATGTGAGGTGATTTTAGAGGCAGACCAGACCTGGTTGAGGGTGAAGCTCTCTGACGGTGCTACCCTGAAGTGCTGCTACAAAGTCCGCAAAGGATCAAATCCACTCAAATTCACTTGGATCAAACATGTTAAAGGGTTCAACAACACCCAAAATAAAGAAGTAGTGGACATTTCAGATAATGTGACTACGAATGAGAGCGAGGACAACAATTCTGTATTTTGTGGCGAGCTACTCTTCAAATCAGTCAAGCTGAATGACACTGGGCTTTACCGGTGTCGTCTGAATGACAGTGAAATCCTCACACATGGCACCTACCTGCAGGTCTACG AGCCATTGAAGAAGACAATAAACCTCAGTGAAAGCACCAAAAACAAGATCCTGACTGCTGAAGGAATCCTACTTTTAATCTGTGTCCTGGTGCCCTGTGCCACTCTTCTTTGCAAG tcaaagaaaCTACAGCAactggagaagaagaaaatgagcaGGGAAGAGGAAAACATTTATCAG GGGCTAAATCTGGATGACTGTTGCACAACATATGATCAGATTGAACGCTCCCAGCAACATGGCCCCTACCAGGATGTGGGCAATGTTATGGAGGATGACGAGGAAATCCAGCTGGAGAAACCATaa